DNA sequence from the Methanolobus psychrophilus R15 genome:
TCATGCACTGTGCCACGTCTCTTCAACACCCTCGTGGTGAGCAGGATGTCGCTGTCTACTGAATAGCCGATGATCATAAGCAGGGCGGCAACAGTGCCAAGTGAAAGCTCGATACCTGCCACATTCATGAATGCCGCAGCTATCAGGATGTCTGACATGGCTGAGAACACTACGGCACCTGATGGCACGAAGGTCTTGAATATCAGGAATACGACTGCAGCCATCCCTATAAATGAAAGGATCACGGCTATCACTGCTTGTTTCTGAAGGCTTTCTCCGTATACAGGTCCTATCTGTTTTATCTCCACGCCTGTGTATGCAGATGTCACTTCCCGTGTAAGCTGGCTCTGTTCTTCGTTACTCATAGGCCCGAATTGCATCACAACTCGTGAACCCGTTTCACGGGCATCTATGATGGGATAGCTGGAAAATTGATCCTCAAGCGACTCCGCACTCTGAGTGGTCGCTAATGAGACCAATGTTCCGCCCTTGAATTCCATTCCAAGTTGCACAGGTGAGCCAGTGCTTGCAAATGTAATTCCCAGTATGATAATGGATACGAGGAAAAGGGCAAGGGGTATTGCCGCAAGCTGGCGGTTACTGTGGCTTTTAACAAATGAATCTAAACGCTCGGTTAAACCGACTTCCATGTTTTATACTCCAAAAAACTTTTTTAGCCCTCGTGGTGCTAACAAAGTAGTTGCTATTCATACACTACAACTTATATATACTACTTGCCATTTCTTCTAAACGAATGACAGACAGACCAAGCGTTGATGAGTATTTTCTTGAGATTGCCACTGTGGTTGCCAAGCGTTCCACCTGCCTTAGGAACAGGGTTGGCGCTGTTATTGCCCGGGATAAGAGGATATTGTCTACAGGTTACAATGGTGCCCCGCGTAATATGCAACATTGTCTTGATATCGGCTGCATAAGAGAACAGAACAATATAGCATCAGGCACCCGTCATGAGAAGTGCAGGGCCGTTCATGCAG
Encoded proteins:
- a CDS encoding preprotein translocase subunit SecF, whose protein sequence is MEVGLTERLDSFVKSHSNRQLAAIPLALFLVSIIILGITFASTGSPVQLGMEFKGGTLVSLATTQSAESLEDQFSSYPIIDARETGSRVVMQFGPMSNEEQSQLTREVTSAYTGVEIKQIGPVYGESLQKQAVIAVILSFIGMAAVVFLIFKTFVPSGAVVFSAMSDILIAAAFMNVAGIELSLGTVAALLMIIGYSVDSDILLTTRVLKRRGTVHENISNAMQTGITMTTTTLAAFFVMYVVSTYSYLVIPSFSQITLLSDISIVLIFGLVADMINTWLLNTSILRWYVAGSGKRGRKA
- a CDS encoding CMP/dCMP deaminase zinc-binding protein — translated: MTDRPSVDEYFLEIATVVAKRSTCLRNRVGAVIARDKRILSTGYNGAPRNMQHCLDIGCIREQNNIASGTRHEKCRAVHAEQNAILQAALHGVSTDSATIYCTHQPCILCAKMIINANIKRVVYIQPYPDTDALSFFADAGVEVVSMPF